The nucleotide sequence taaacataATAAGAATCTGATATAAAGAAACTATATTgttgacaaaaatattttcagtagTTACCCTATCTTTGTGGAATTTCCCAAAAGCCTCCATGATGGTGGcagtctgaaaataaataaagtattcagtgcaaatgaaTATACAGATTAATGACACATCATGATCTCCTTTGTCCTCACCTTGGTCACACGAGACCTGGACCCTGAGGAGCTTGaactgctgctgcttctgctgctACTGCTGCTGCTACTCCTACTGCTGCTACtgcggctgctgctgctgctgcttccaGAAGAGTTCCTGTTTTTATCTTCAGTCTCCAGGATGCCCTTCAGTTTCAACAGGAAAGCCTTTCCTTCTGCAGTCTCCTCATCAATGAGACTGATTTGCTTAAGGAGCCTCTCGGCAGCTCTAGGACCAACTTGGACTTCAATCTCCAGTCTTTCAACTGCAGGACCTTCCGCTATAGCCAAAGCAACAGACCcttaattatcattttatttgaaaattattgagtTTCATGAATGTAATAAATTCTGTAAGTATACCTCTTGCCACTGTAGCACGGGCTGAGTGTTGTCCAATAATGTAGAACAGAGGAGTATTTCTGAAGAAAGCAGCATTGCGAGAGTGCACCTCAACGCATCCCTTGATTTCAATGTATGGGACAGCAAGACAGAGAGTCTTGTCATATGGAGCAGGAGCTTTCCCAGGAACTTCATTGGAATTCTCAGATGACTGTAAAGAAGTAAGTTAGAAGTAAGAAGTAAGAAGTTCTTACAATATGACGCAAATGAATAATCCACATAACTGACACAATTAAATTGCATGTGTGTTCAAAGTTTACCATATATTCAGCAGATGTCTGGGATTTCTGCACAGCCAACTCAGATACTAAAGGAACAATCCTCTCAGCAGAAGGCTCTTCAATGTTTCTGACCACAGCAAGAGTCTCAAAGCTGTGAGAACAAAAAGAAGGTGACTTGCATTTCACTTTTAAGAAACAATATGTATTAATAATTGGTTCAAAACTTTTTCTTCACTGGCATCACTAAGTTTCAATACCTCAGAGCAGCGATATGTTCAGGAACCTCAACAGGCAGAGCCTCCACCTTGTAGTAGCCCTTGAGAATGTCTGCTCTTGCAGCCACTTTTCCAGGAGCAATTGTACGGATTTTTCCTCTCGCCATAACAGCAGCTTGGATCAAGGCAGTGTTCACTCCCATCACAGCAAAGGTCTGGAGAGCAATACTGAAAGAATAAAGGAGATTGTTTGTAAAGGGATTGTTATGTGCATTATATCTCATGTCTATGAATGTAGCTGTAAAAGTGTACCTTGGTCTAGCTTCAGCCTGGAGTTGAATATCAGTCTTCTTCAGCTGCTCAAGAGTCATGGTCTCAATCTCCTCAGGGAGAGGAGGTGTAATGGTGGCCTTAACTAAAAGGCAGAAAGGAGCCACATCAACATAAGTGGCGACCCCAACATATAAGAAGAAAAGGATTTAAGATTCTAAGAAAAAACATACCATTGACACTTGCAGCAGCAACGGCAGCAGTGTACAAACTAAACTCCATGGGCAAACCAACTGCTGTTGGCAAGATACGACGCACTTCAGCTGCAAGCAGAGGTTTGGCATACTGCCAGGCAATTCCTTCCTGCAAAGCTTTAAGAGCCGCCTTCAACATTTCACGTGATTTGGTTCCACTCACAATCTGGGGATAGTGTTAATGAGAATCTTATTTctaattatgataattatttgTGAGAAAGATCTCAAAAATACATAGTAATGAAAGAGAAGAGATAAACTTCAACACAATACCGGTATAGCTTCTTCAATGATGGTCTTGTCAATCTTGACAAAAGCCACTTCTTGTCCAAGTAATTTGATGTAGGCTGAAGCCAATGGCTGATTGTTTGGTAAGTCTTTCCAATTTGTGAGCTTAAGGGGTAAAACATAAGTCATACACATTTTGCCTGTGTCATGTTTGTAATGTtgcttataaatataaattataacatGCATTGGACATGAAAACATACTGCTCTCAGGGTGCGCTTAAtctttgtgatattgtcaacactTTCATCAGCTGCAGGAGATTTCAGAAGAGCCTCCTGGATTCCTTCAGTTCTCACACCAATCTGTTTGAGATAAGGGATTGAGTGAAGgctgaattgtttttttaaaccttgaatcagatttttttttacctacctCAAGAACATCAGCTGCAGCTCCAGCCAGATAAGCACGTGCTTTAGCTACAACAGCTCTGGGCAGGATGGTTGCAGCATCATTGATCATGTAGGCACTGCCAGCAGCTCCAACCATGAGTGAAGCTGCACAGAGACATAGGTAAGAATATCACTGATGcagtattttatacattttaataaacaccCAACACTTCATGTGTTAGCTTTCTTGAGAATTTAGCAAAACTTACTATGATAGAAGTCCAGCTGAAGGGCTCTGCTGAAACGGTAGCTAAGTCTGTCTAGCTTGCGGCTCATGAGCTTGATGGCAACATTAGCTGCACCAGAACTGAAATAAACAACCATTATTATAATGCTCACTTGAAATTATAtatgaaattttttataaatggttTGCTTTTCTTACACAGCTGCCATATCAGGAGCAGTGATTCTGGTCAAGGACTTGATGTGGGAATAAGCAAAGCTCACAACATGCATGTTGGTTTCAGTCTTCAGAGCACCAGCAAGACTGGAGACAAGAGCCACTGATGGCTTGGCCTCAAACAACACAATACAAGCAACCATGCGCACTTCTGGGTGGAGAGCTCTATCCAACACAAGCTGCAGGGCCACTGGCTGAACCTGTGGCAAGAAACAAGGTCAGTTTATTATTGGGAGAAAATGGACCATTTACAATAATTCATTCATACAATGTCTGACACTTGCCAGTTTGGGTTCTTTCTTGGCAATGTTCCTCAGGGCCAAGATAGCATCAACATGGACTCTAAGGGGCAGAGATGTAGCTGCAGTTCTCAGTCCTGGCAGGAGCTTCATGATGGGTTTAAGACTAGCAGGGTGACCAGCATTGCCAAGAACTTTAAGAGCCAATGTGATTTCAGGAATGTCATTTTTAGAAGTTGCCTCTGCAGCAATATCATGAATGGGCTGAGGAGATTGAGGCACATACAATTAGAAAATCTGAAAAGGtaaatgaaaatctgaaaaatcTGAAAAGGTAAAATGTAAGACTTGAATTGTTTACCCTGAGGAGCTCAGAAGAACAAGTGGGAACTGCAACACAGTGCCTGGCAATCATGGAACCATATCCAAGCATTACAACTTCACGGAGAGCTGGGACTTTGGCAATTTTCTCGTGTGTAGCCAAACTCTGTTcagcaagataaaaaaaaaaatattaatttgaattgGGCAAGATTTGAAGAACGGCATTTTGAGTATAGTTAGATTTACTCACAGCTGTCAATTGCATTGTTTCCAGATCAGCAGTGACCATGTGCAAAGCAACCACAAGAGCCTGAATGAACTCTGGAAGGGTAAGTTCACCAGCCAAGAACTTCTCCTTGATGAATTTTACAATGACTGGTGTGCCAACAGAAGGAAGAGCATCCAGGAGCCAGCGCCTAACAGAGtcattgtttaaaatgtaaataaaaaatttaaaatatccCATTAATGTATTGCTGACAAATTGTACCTGTAAGCTGGTTTGTCCTTGAACTGAGCCCAGATAGCCTCAATGTTCTCCAGGGTGGAAACACGCAGGAGCTGGATGAGCTGAACAAACTTGAGTGGAGCGTCTTCATGGACCATGTCCACGTTGTTTGCAACAAGGTGCTTAAGGATCTCGATAATCTAGAAGAAAGTAAGAGCTAGTCTCAGTTGATTTCTTCAGTGTGGATCAAAGGCTTTGACTCTGAGATAGTTAAAGTAATACCTGGGCTGGAGCATCACTGATCTTCATTAGATGAATGGGGGTCTGAAGAATCTCAGTTGCAAACTCATATTGCAGGGATCCACGGGCCAAGTAATCAGCTTTGATTGGAGCAACAGGGGTCTTCTCAATCTCAACAAAAGCCAAGGTTTGTctgaaacaaataattatttttgaaagtcaaCATAATGAAATGTGTTGGGCATATTGTCAGTTCGTATTCATCACAAAGGATCAGTCATACTTTGCTTCCATTTGGGCAGCACCATGAATCTCATTGAAGGGTGAAAACTGATGCACTTCCTCAACTGTTGCTTCAGCGATTAGTACACCAGCGGACGCCGGCTTCATGATGTAATTATAAGTTGCAGTTTCTATCAGACTCTTGATTCTCTGTTGAGCGAAAATTATGTGatgaatttaacattaaaaaaattatattgttgaGGAAATATTTCAAGTCATTCCAGTCTTGTTCATACCTCTGTGCATTCATGACACCTCTCAGTGTATGCCAAACCAACGTCCTTCATGATTCTCTCCTGGCAGTGGCTCAGATCCTTAGACTTGGTTACGGTAATGTGGTTGGCCTTTGGATCCTCACTGATGACatagtgggtcctgcacactccCTGAGCTCCAGCCTTGAAGGATGAGTCAAAAAATAAGATTGCAGAACTCAAAAAGGCTTTCTTAATgcctttataaatgtatttaggaTTACTTTCTCACCTCTTGCAGCTCATAGATGTTCTGGGTCTTCTTGAGGTTGAGCTGAAGGATGTTGAGGATACCTCTGTGTAAGTTCAATACAGTAGGGGAGACTCCTGCAGGGGCAAATACCTTTCCAACCACACCATTAGCATACTCAAACTTGATGGGAATCTGAAGCTGAGCAGCCAATGCTGAGGTGAGCTTAGTGGCAGGAAAAAAGGGATCCTTGGGCCAAATACCAGCGTACTCGTAGATTACAGGTTCCATGAGCTGTAAGGggatatttttcatttaaatgaggGCATTTTTGCTTTTAACATCCAATGATGGCAtacgttttgttgttgttttctttaaatgtgaaaatCTTACAATTTCTACAGTTCTAAATCATTACCTTCATCAGAAAGGTGTTCTCTGTCACAGCACTGAGGTGGACCTTGCTGTTGACCTTTATACCTGCTCTGGCCAAACCTTCTTGAGGAAGACCGCCCAAGAGTAGAGCCTCATACTTGTACACATAGGTCTTATCAGGGGCAAACTCAGGGACTGAAAAAGGGtagagtattttttatttaagtctGTTGTTATGACCATTAAGTTTAAGCAGTAATGCAGTGTAAATTAACACTTACAAACTCAGTTTTCAAGTCATATTACTTACCAAGGTTGATCTGTTGACTtgctgaaaagaaagaaaacaagaaagaaaacaaattattggtgtgtatatatgtatatatatatatatattaggggtgtaacgatacgcgtattcgtattgaaccgttcggtacgacgctttcggttcggtacgcggtacgcattatgtataccgaacggttcgttggagtaattaattatatttgaaaaaaaaaaaagagagagaaagaaatataatgatatgcgttcaacaaggtagcccaataacccaaacaacgtaacaggcaacgcccctgacactcccgaagaagaaaaaaacaccatcttatatgtttatgttaggctactcagcaggcgctcgctcactcagtacgcgctgaaggctcgttgcaaaatagccaatgcgtttaacagacaagaaatgagaagatcctccaataaccaacaggtctggtgttgcactttggattccctttaagctataatggtgatggcaagagagtggtggataaataaacaacggtatgtcgcatctgcaacatgacagggtacaccagcgggattacaaaaaaaaaaaaaaacagcgggaatatctgggatatatgcgtcagtactatctgggaaaaggagaaacatgcacgcagcaaactatccctgcagcatttagacactatagcttacagggaatccaacccaaacaccagacctgttggttattttaggatcttatatttctggtctgttaaatgcattagacattttgcaacgagccttcagcgcgtgctgagtgagcgagcgccttaggggccgttcacatatcgtgcctaaaaacgcatggaaaacgctaagcgcgtctttctcctgaggcgtctgtctttgctaagcaacaatgacgtgctctctccatgagacgcggaaatttcagcaaaggataaatggatttgcagctctaaaaatcgcttgcagtagctctgctactgaatttatttcaaaattgcaatccatatacaactatgatcagctgttccttcatcttggctgagctctcaacgttgttacgggaaaggatgaagctgattggttcgttcttgtcacatgacccgcggtgcgcttgcggcattctgaaaagttgagatgtttttacattttgctgtatctaaaacgtatcgaaccgaaccgaaccggaccgtgacatcagtgtatcgtatcgaaccgaaccgtgaattttgtgaaccgttacacccctaatatatatatatatatatatatatatatatatatatatatatagaaagagagagagtcatTTCAAGAGGTTCTATTTTTTTATAAGTATAAAgagataaaataagaaaaatatatatacagtataaatatattttgacttaCCCACAAGGGCCACAGTCAGGGCAAGCACAAGAGCTCTCATGGCTGATGGTTTGTAAAGAACACTTCAGAGAAATAGACCTTTTATAGTGGTTTCTTGCTGACCaagtattaaaattaattattgacCGATGTCTTTAACTGCATATCAAATTACACAAGAAAAAAAACGTGTCAACTTACTTTAACATAAATATTAGTCAAGAGATTAGGTTAACCTGGCCTGACATAGTGACGTTCTTCATGCCTACGTTGACTTTTATAttcaaatagtaataatataatataataataattttttccaGTTTTGTCATACACATAAAACAATGCTGAATcaacaaaaatacagtttttattaatagttagctATGGAGTAAGCTATAACACAGAAAACTAAATTTTTATTGTACTTTgctatacaaatattatattttgttaacaGACCTGGCTTGAGGGCCAATATAAGATATCAGTTCCAGGTTAGGTTACCCTGGCCCTCAatctaaaaaaaactgttaaagtccatattagtttatttattttaatgtaagacTGCAAAACATTGGATGAACTTTGTAACTAGATGTGGTGTGATCTGTGGACAGTTTTATGATGGATAAATCAAGTTACTTTTATTAAACCCGTTAAGAAATTGTATTATTGTGAATGTTAGTGTAGCAGTAGACTTCATTACCATTGAGCATGGCACCTTACACttaaataatttgatttaaagATGACGTCATATATTCAGATAccataaatattaatttctatcgttgtatatatatatatatatatatatatatatatatatatatatatatatatatatatatatatatataatttgtcatgTAGTGAGATCAACTCAGATCAGCAAAGACAAACCTATTTTAGTACTGTACAGAACTTTCATGCAAAAAGGGGAATTTTCAATGTGTGAGTAAAAACTTGTTTTGCATTGTCTCATTACAAATAAACTGATGATAAACATTTGGAAGcacttaaccaaaaaaaaaaaggaagaaacttttaatgttatttgtaCCATTATAGTCTCTCTGTGTTCTGTTACTGTTGTTAAAATAACTGTGTTATCTGTAGCACTAGTGGAGCTTGGGGGCAGAGATGCAAAATGAAGGGACTTTAATGAAGTGCTTTTAGCCCTAGATAAAAATATTAGAGAAAATGGTgccatatgattattattattagctggcAGTCATATCAGCCCAAGGCCGGTTTctcactgaagctaagcagggctgagcctggtcagtacctggatgggagacctcctgggaaaactaggttgctgctggaagagatGCTAGTCAGGCCAACAGGGGGTGCTcaacctgtggtctgtgtgggtcctagcaccccagtgtagagatggggacactatactgtcaacaagcaccatccttcggatgagacattaaaccgaggtcctgattctctgtggtcattaaaaatcctaggatgtctttcaaaaagagtagaggtgtgacctcggcatcctggctaaattcatgCATTGGCCCCTGACCATCATGTCCTCCTAACAATCCTCACATCTGCTGATTAGCTTCATCACTTCATCATGTCTCCtttccaccagtaagctggtgtgtgttgagcgttctggcacactatggctgccatcgcatcatccaggtggatgctgcacactggtggtggatgaggagatacccctgacaatgtaaagcactttgagtgcctagaaaagtgctatagTAAAATATTTCTCACAGTCTGCCTGGAACCAAGCCCGCATCTGGAACCGGACTGTGGTCCACTATTTGAGGTGTCAGATGTTACCGAAGGTGCAGTGGGGCAGAGGTGGGGGACTCAAATCACATGACTTTACTCAAGTTAGATTTAAGTCGTAAAtgttaggacttgagacttgcttgacaaatatttataaaagacTCGACTTGATTTTGACTTGGTATTCATGCCTTGAGATTTGACTCAGACTTGAGTTCAATGACTTGAAATAACTACA is from Carassius gibelio isolate Cgi1373 ecotype wild population from Czech Republic chromosome B22, carGib1.2-hapl.c, whole genome shotgun sequence and encodes:
- the LOC127987417 gene encoding vitellogenin; this encodes MRALVLALTVALVASQQINLVPEFAPDKTYVYKYEALLLGGLPQEGLARAGIKVNSKVHLSAVTENTFLMKLMEPVIYEYAGIWPKDPFFPATKLTSALAAQLQIPIKFEYANGVVGKVFAPAGVSPTVLNLHRGILNILQLNLKKTQNIYELQEAGAQGVCRTHYVISEDPKANHITVTKSKDLSHCQERIMKDVGLAYTERCHECTERIKSLIETATYNYIMKPASAGVLIAEATVEEVHQFSPFNEIHGAAQMEAKQTLAFVEIEKTPVAPIKADYLARGSLQYEFATEILQTPIHLMKISDAPAQIIEILKHLVANNVDMVHEDAPLKFVQLIQLLRVSTLENIEAIWAQFKDKPAYRRWLLDALPSVGTPVIVKFIKEKFLAGELTLPEFIQALVVALHMVTADLETMQLTASLATHEKIAKVPALREVVMLGYGSMIARHCVAVPTCSSELLRPIHDIAAEATSKNDIPEITLALKVLGNAGHPASLKPIMKLLPGLRTAATSLPLRVHVDAILALRNIAKKEPKLVQPVALQLVLDRALHPEVRMVACIVLFEAKPSVALVSSLAGALKTETNMHVVSFAYSHIKSLTRITAPDMAAVSGAANVAIKLMSRKLDRLSYRFSRALQLDFYHTSLMVGAAGSAYMINDAATILPRAVVAKARAYLAGAAADVLEIGVRTEGIQEALLKSPAADESVDNITKIKRTLRALTNWKDLPNNQPLASAYIKLLGQEVAFVKIDKTIIEEAIPIVSGTKSREMLKAALKALQEGIAWQYAKPLLAAEVRRILPTAVGLPMEFSLYTAAVAAASVNVKATITPPLPEEIETMTLEQLKKTDIQLQAEARPSIALQTFAVMGVNTALIQAAVMARGKIRTIAPGKVAARADILKGYYKVEALPVEVPEHIAALSFETLAVVRNIEEPSAERIVPLVSELAVQKSQTSAEYMSSENSNEVPGKAPAPYDKTLCLAVPYIEIKGCVEVHSRNAAFFRNTPLFYIIGQHSARATVARAEGPAVERLEIEVQVGPRAAERLLKQISLIDEETAEGKAFLLKLKGILETEDKNRNSSGSSSSSSRSSSSRSSSSSSSRSSSSSSSSGSRSRVTKTATIMEAFGKFHKDRYLAPHGDSKKVSSGSSGSSFERIQKQAKFLGNSVSPVFAVVARAVRVDHKLLGYQLAAYFDKPTARVQIVVSSIAENDNLKICVDSVLLSKHKMTAKLAWGPECQQYAVTAKAEAGVLGEFPAARLELEWERLPITVTSYAKKMSKHIPMAAFQAGFRLERVTNSEKEIEITAALPTQRSLNVIARIPEMTLSRMGIPLPYAIPINPDGSFSIQIDEDIHS